A window of Limosilactobacillus reuteri genomic DNA:
TCAAAAGTCTACCACAAATGGCTTTTCTATTTTTCTAACTTAATTTTACAAACGGCGTATATTGAAGAAATACTATATGAATATAGATTCCTTCAGCTAACTTGCTACTAGAATAATCATATTTATTGGACATGGAAACAACAATGTACTTCTATGTCTATTTATGTTTGTTATATATAATTGACATAGAATTTAAGTAATGATAGAATCCCTAGCATAGATGTCATATATATGTGTCACAGGGAGGGGCAATATTTGAACCGTGTTAAACAATTTCGAAAAGATCAAGGATTATCCCAGTTAAAGCTAGCTCAAAAAATTGGAGTAGCTCGGCAAACTATCAACTTAATTGAAAATAATAAGTATAATCCCTCGTTAGAACTTTGTATTAATTTAGCTAAAGCATTAAACACTGATCTTAATTCACTATTTTGGGAGGAACGCAAGAATGAAAGAAACAATCAGCACCAAAATCATTAAGTGGTTTTACGGTATTCATGGACCATTAGATGAATATCGCCGCAACGAATTCAATCGAATCGGTAATAATATTGCCATATTTTTATTATCAATAAACCCGTGGTGCTAGTTAATTTTTTCCTAGAGGAAAATGTCTAAACATGTTGGTAAATCAACAAAAAACGCATATAGTAGTCTCAAAACTCCCAAGAAATGAGGACTATTTAACAAACTACGATGGTTACGTCGTGACAACTGAACATTTTGTCTTAGCCAATCCTGTTACTAAAGTCGATGATATCCCCGATTATGAAATGTACAGTCAAACAATCGATAGCTTAAATAAGCGTTTTGGCAATTGTGTTTTAAAAGGCATCGAAATCGGTTACATCGCTTCTGAAAAGGATCGGATCATCGACTATTTAGCCGATAAAGATTACGATTTAAAATTACTCAGTGTGCATCATAATGGTCAATTTGATTATTTAGATGATGAAGCCAAAGATATGGATCCTGCTATTGTGATTCCTCAGTATTTTGCACAACTTTCAGAAGCACTAGTTGTTATAGAAGCAGATGTCTTTGCTCATTTTGACTATAGTTTTCGGGTATTTGGTCTATCCGTTGCTGAATTTAAACAATATGAAGCGCAGTTTTTACCGATTCTAGATCAAGTAATCAAAAATAAATTGGCATTCGAATTAAATGATAAGAGCGCTTACTTGTATGACAATTTAGCGCTATATGAATATGTCATCGATTTATATCTTTCACGTGGTGGTACCTTGTTTAGTGTTGGATCAGATGGGCATTACCTTGGACGGCACTATGTCCCGTCAAGTATACAGATCAAATAGATAAAAATTTTAGGAGGCTTGATTGCGGAATTGTTCCGCGGTCAAGCCGTTTTTGCTTGTGTAAGCGCGTTTGGTATTAAAGTATTCAATGGCTCCTTTGACGAGCTGTTCTAGCTCTGCTAGCGTCTTAGGACGATTATGTTTGTTAATCCAGATTAGCTTGAAGTCATTCCACCAACGCTCTATGGGGGAGTTTTCCCAAGGATGACCGGGGTGTGACATACTATGAATACAATTTTTAGAGGCTAAGTAGTCGTTGAACATACTTGAGCAGTAAGCTGATCCGCGGTCAGTATGGACCATTGGTTGCGCATCAGGTTCAACCGTAAAAGCACGATTAAAGGTTTCAATTACTGCTGATGAAGTTTCTGTGTCTGAAATATTGTAGCTTAAAGCGTAACGACCATATAAATCTAAAATAACGTGTACTCGTACTTTATGAAGTGTGTGTTCGCCGTAGGCAACTTCCGTTGTGTCGGTAACCCACACTTCATTTTTAGTTTCACGGTCGAATTGTCCCTGCAATAAGTTGTCATTGATGTATTCTTCATGGCGTTGAATTCGATTGCGCTTCTTCTTCCTAATATTTGCTCTAATTCCATGCTTACGCATGCAATTAGTTATTCGTTTTAATCCAGCGGTAAAGCTTAAACGGTTTTCAAAGCTTAACTGTGTAGTCATCGCTAAATATCCCAGCGTCCAATTATGTTCTTCTTCTAACTCTACAATCGCTTCAAGTAACTCTGCTTGCTCATTATGATATCGACTTGGCTTTCGATTGAGCCATTTGTAATAACCATCTCGCGAAGAATCAGCTATTTTACACAACTGGCTAATTGACCATCCATTTTCTTGATTTAGTTCTTTGATGGCTTGGTACCGGAGTCCTTTTCCACCTCCCGATTGCGTATTTCTGTTAATTTTTTTGCGAACGCAATCTCCATCTCTTGCTTTTCTAGCTGAGCCCTTAATAAGCGATTTTCTGCCTTGAGTCGGTCAACTTCCGTCCACTTCTCTTCTGGCTTAGCTTTGCCTCGGCGATCACGAAGTGATTCTGGGTCATTACCGCTTTTGCGATACTTTTGATACCAGCCATAAACTTGTTGGTAACTAATATGGTACTTTTCAACTGCCCAATTGTAGTTCACATCATGCTTAATCAACTCTTCAATGATAGTAAGTCGTTCTTCAAAGTCAGTCTTT
This region includes:
- a CDS encoding helix-turn-helix transcriptional regulator, which translates into the protein MNRVKQFRKDQGLSQLKLAQKIGVARQTINLIENNKYNPSLELCINLAKALNTDLNSLFWEERKNERNNQHQNH
- a CDS encoding PHP domain-containing protein, with protein sequence MTTEHFVLANPVTKVDDIPDYEMYSQTIDSLNKRFGNCVLKGIEIGYIASEKDRIIDYLADKDYDLKLLSVHHNGQFDYLDDEAKDMDPAIVIPQYFAQLSEALVVIEADVFAHFDYSFRVFGLSVAEFKQYEAQFLPILDQVIKNKLAFELNDKSAYLYDNLALYEYVIDLYLSRGGTLFSVGSDGHYLGRHYVPSSIQIK
- a CDS encoding IS3 family transposase, whose protein sequence is MKGSARKARDGDCVRKKINRNTQSGGGKGLRYQAIKELNQENGWSISQLCKIADSSRDGYYKWLNRKPSRYHNEQAELLEAIVELEEEHNWTLGYLAMTTQLSFENRLSFTAGLKRITNCMRKHGIRANIRKKKRNRIQRHEEYINDNLLQGQFDRETKNEVWVTDTTEVAYGEHTLHKVRVHVILDLYGRYALSYNISDTETSSAVIETFNRAFTVEPDAQPMVHTDRGSAYCSSMFNDYLASKNCIHSMSHPGHPWENSPIERWWNDFKLIWINKHNRPKTLAELEQLVKGAIEYFNTKRAYTSKNGLTAEQFRNQAS